A single region of the Acidithiobacillus acidisediminis genome encodes:
- a CDS encoding MFS transporter: protein MQEKDLDRALRSSLGRLLRAKNQLEHLRQVLAEPKRWFSTWFLAYGVLGAVSSGLLPILLPLMIVALTHHLSWVAYVMGGFNLGLLTSPLWGGLVDRFHLHRLVFFAGFVLLAAATVSMPFLANVWIWAGLAFLAGMGTSAAATVASLFVVEFDPPAHWEPRLGWLQTYNGSGQVLGLLLAGIFVANFRLGLFACAALIVPALWFGARGLPAASQNNAVERLGANLRRLDWRFLAQFGRPMLPGGGILRFSHHLSLRGILRSGEVLHTRFGRFLFSWFIVAFGVAAFFSYFPVAMQKAYAVSPALTSSAYAITAAIALVLYSVGGQLAGRFGAGRVYRWSLLLRLLGFCFLFVVFVLPFPKSVMGLLGFILIILAWPLQSISGMTLTARLTPFSQGAAMGLFNASGAIATVIGTFLGGPLISWLGYPVLSGMAILGVLAGWLSGHHLQNDAVPAVAVAAAATSTP from the coding sequence ATGCAGGAGAAGGATTTAGATAGGGCGCTGCGCTCGTCCCTGGGGCGCTTGCTACGGGCTAAGAATCAGCTGGAGCACCTGCGTCAGGTGTTGGCTGAGCCGAAACGATGGTTCTCCACCTGGTTTTTGGCCTATGGCGTTCTCGGGGCTGTCTCCTCCGGGCTTTTGCCAATTTTGTTGCCGCTGATGATTGTCGCGCTGACCCACCATCTCAGCTGGGTTGCCTATGTCATGGGTGGTTTCAATCTCGGCCTGCTGACGTCGCCCCTCTGGGGGGGCTTGGTCGATCGCTTTCACCTGCATCGCCTGGTCTTTTTTGCTGGCTTTGTGCTCCTCGCCGCAGCGACGGTAAGCATGCCGTTTCTGGCAAATGTGTGGATCTGGGCGGGACTCGCCTTCCTCGCTGGTATGGGTACGTCTGCCGCAGCGACGGTGGCCAGCTTGTTCGTTGTCGAGTTCGATCCTCCGGCGCACTGGGAACCACGTCTCGGCTGGTTGCAGACCTATAACGGCAGTGGCCAAGTCCTGGGTCTACTGCTTGCCGGGATTTTTGTGGCAAATTTTCGTTTGGGTCTGTTTGCCTGTGCGGCGCTGATCGTGCCAGCGCTGTGGTTTGGTGCGCGTGGCTTGCCTGCGGCCTCCCAGAACAACGCAGTAGAACGTCTAGGTGCCAACCTTCGTCGCCTCGACTGGCGCTTCCTTGCCCAGTTTGGGCGCCCGATGTTGCCGGGTGGCGGCATCTTGCGGTTTTCCCACCATTTGTCTCTGCGCGGCATTCTGCGCTCCGGCGAGGTCCTGCACACGCGGTTTGGACGCTTTCTTTTCTCTTGGTTCATTGTTGCCTTTGGTGTGGCTGCATTCTTCTCCTATTTCCCGGTGGCGATGCAGAAGGCCTACGCCGTCTCTCCCGCGTTGACCTCGTCGGCCTATGCCATTACTGCGGCAATTGCCTTGGTGCTCTACTCCGTTGGCGGGCAACTGGCGGGACGCTTTGGCGCCGGCCGAGTGTATCGTTGGTCTTTGTTGCTGCGGCTATTGGGGTTCTGTTTTCTCTTTGTTGTCTTTGTTCTGCCTTTTCCGAAAAGTGTCATGGGCTTGCTTGGATTCATTTTGATTATTCTAGCCTGGCCGTTGCAGAGTATTTCCGGGATGACGCTGACGGCTCGCCTGACACCATTCAGTCAGGGCGCTGCCATGGGTTTATTCAACGCGAGCGGGGCGATTGCTACGGTCATCGGTACCTTTCTCGGTGGACCCTTGATCTCCTGGCTGGGCTATCCCGTGCTCTCGGGGATGGCGATCCTGGGTGTTTTGGCAGGATGGCTGTCAGGGCATCATCTGCAAAATGACGCCGTTCCTGCGGTGGCGGTGGCCGCCGCCGCTACATCGACTCCCTGA
- a CDS encoding L,D-transpeptidase has translation MRTPYRIGKPLALFCLLPVISFCAAGAAQAATGARTSGNSAHSWQWVWQKLARHGYVHVVYGTYLERYGGLRNIAAWDISIPKKLQQLSNSWGYSPLNPEFRSGIIQFERATHLLPFRQISRGRVSTALVTRLELGNIPNNPYPFQWVEVRKSHHPERLQLWQVPASTGKRVHWRGAWKYHSVVNTGVLHSTPDGTWPVYQRLADTTMHGTFPIPVSKAKYLSLSDKQRGHYHGHLVYWQKYVAPNVRFVNYFYNGRAIHFYPRKGYGWPQSAGCVEMPYKNAHHLFQLLHYGDLVSIVGHYQLMPAAKEKLLLAQQRLRQQMIADIHHQAMGSA, from the coding sequence ATGCGGACTCCGTATCGCATCGGTAAGCCCCTCGCTCTTTTTTGCCTTTTACCTGTCATCAGCTTTTGTGCTGCCGGTGCAGCACAGGCTGCGACTGGGGCTCGCACCAGCGGCAACAGCGCCCACTCCTGGCAATGGGTCTGGCAGAAGCTCGCACGCCATGGCTATGTCCATGTCGTCTATGGCACGTATCTGGAGCGTTATGGTGGTCTGCGCAACATAGCCGCATGGGATATTTCCATCCCGAAAAAATTACAACAATTATCGAATTCCTGGGGCTACTCGCCGCTCAATCCAGAATTTCGTAGCGGCATCATCCAATTCGAACGTGCCACCCATCTTCTGCCATTTCGGCAGATTTCTCGCGGGCGGGTAAGCACAGCCCTGGTCACTCGCCTGGAGCTCGGTAACATCCCGAATAATCCCTATCCGTTTCAGTGGGTAGAGGTGCGGAAAAGCCATCACCCAGAACGGCTGCAACTCTGGCAGGTGCCCGCTAGCACGGGCAAGCGGGTTCATTGGCGCGGCGCGTGGAAATATCATTCCGTGGTCAATACTGGGGTGTTGCATTCCACCCCCGATGGAACCTGGCCGGTATACCAACGCCTAGCGGACACCACCATGCATGGGACCTTTCCCATTCCGGTAAGCAAGGCAAAATATCTCAGCTTGTCGGACAAGCAGCGCGGCCATTACCACGGACATTTGGTCTACTGGCAAAAATATGTCGCTCCCAATGTGCGTTTCGTGAATTATTTCTACAATGGCCGAGCGATTCATTTTTACCCTCGCAAGGGCTATGGCTGGCCACAAAGCGCAGGCTGCGTCGAAATGCCCTACAAGAATGCCCACCACTTATTTCAATTGCTGCACTACGGCGATCTGGTCTCGATTGTGGGCCACTATCAGCTTATGCCAGCGGCAAAGGAAAAGCTTCTCCTGGCACAGCAGCGGCTGCGCCAGCAGATGATTGCCGACATCCATCATCAAGCCATGGGTTCTGCATGA
- the acs gene encoding acetate--CoA ligase, protein MTTSIDSHLQEERLFPIPEAFAARANIDHGEYERLRAEWQRDPEQFWATLAREHLLWEQPFEQVLDEREAPFYRWFADGSLNVAANCLDRHLQGAQKHKAALIWEGEDGSVRTLTYAQLWREVNIFANTLRAQGVKAGERVVIYMPMVMESVVAMLACARIGAVHSVVFGGFSAEALKDRLEDTGAKILLTADGAYRGGKIVPLKRHADQALLREHEHQVERVMVLQHTGAEIDMLDGRDLWWHEAVIGQSAHCPAIPFPAEHPLFILYTSGSTGKPKGILHSSAGYLLWAKLTSYWSFDLRPDDVYWCTADIGWITGHSYVVYGPLANGATVFLYEGAPMYPQPDRFWTMIERHGITVLYTAPTAVRAFMKMGDAWIQKHDLSSLRLLGSVGEPMNPEAWVWYRDRIGGGRSPIVDTWWQTETGGHMIAPLPAVSANKPGSCALPLPGISAKVVDEQGKEISAADQGGYLVIDQPWPGMLRGIWGDPERYVQTYWAKFQNRYYIAGDSARRDSDGYFWVMGRIDDVLNVSGHRLGTAEIESALVAHPAVAEAAVVGIPHEIKGEAISAFVILKAAHQGDDHDPLGAALRAQVTDLIGAIARPDDIHFVESLPKTRSGKIMRRLLRARARGEEITQDISTLED, encoded by the coding sequence ATGACGACTTCCATCGATTCCCATCTCCAAGAAGAACGCCTTTTCCCCATACCCGAGGCCTTTGCCGCGCGGGCGAACATCGACCACGGCGAATATGAGCGTCTACGCGCCGAATGGCAGCGAGATCCGGAACAATTCTGGGCCACCCTCGCGCGAGAGCACCTGCTCTGGGAGCAGCCCTTCGAGCAAGTTCTCGATGAACGCGAGGCGCCGTTTTATCGCTGGTTTGCCGATGGCAGTCTCAATGTCGCCGCCAATTGTCTCGATCGTCACCTGCAGGGAGCGCAGAAACATAAGGCGGCGCTGATCTGGGAAGGCGAAGATGGCAGTGTCCGCACACTCACCTACGCTCAGCTTTGGCGCGAAGTGAATATCTTTGCCAATACTCTGCGCGCCCAGGGGGTAAAGGCGGGCGAACGGGTGGTGATCTACATGCCCATGGTCATGGAAAGCGTGGTCGCCATGCTGGCCTGTGCGCGCATCGGCGCCGTGCACTCCGTCGTCTTTGGCGGTTTTTCCGCCGAAGCACTCAAAGATCGACTAGAGGATACCGGCGCCAAGATCCTGCTCACCGCCGACGGGGCCTACCGTGGCGGCAAGATCGTCCCGCTCAAGCGGCACGCGGACCAAGCGCTGCTGCGCGAACACGAACACCAGGTCGAGCGCGTAATGGTCCTGCAACATACCGGTGCCGAGATCGATATGCTGGATGGCCGCGATCTATGGTGGCACGAAGCGGTGATCGGGCAATCCGCGCACTGTCCCGCAATCCCCTTTCCCGCCGAACATCCGCTCTTCATCCTCTATACCTCTGGCAGCACCGGCAAACCCAAGGGCATCCTACATAGCAGTGCCGGCTACCTGCTGTGGGCCAAGCTCACCAGTTACTGGTCCTTCGACCTGCGCCCAGACGACGTCTACTGGTGCACCGCCGACATTGGCTGGATCACCGGCCATAGCTATGTCGTCTACGGCCCCCTCGCCAACGGGGCGACGGTCTTCCTGTATGAGGGAGCCCCCATGTACCCGCAACCGGATCGCTTCTGGACGATGATCGAGCGTCACGGGATCACAGTCCTGTATACGGCGCCAACGGCGGTACGGGCCTTCATGAAAATGGGTGACGCCTGGATTCAGAAACACGATCTCAGCAGCCTGCGCCTGCTCGGCAGCGTCGGCGAGCCCATGAACCCCGAAGCTTGGGTCTGGTATCGCGACCGCATCGGGGGCGGTCGCAGCCCCATCGTCGATACCTGGTGGCAAACCGAGACCGGCGGGCACATGATCGCCCCCTTACCCGCAGTCAGTGCCAACAAGCCCGGTTCCTGTGCCCTCCCTTTACCCGGAATTTCCGCCAAGGTCGTCGATGAGCAGGGCAAAGAAATCTCTGCCGCAGATCAAGGCGGCTATCTGGTAATCGATCAGCCCTGGCCGGGAATGCTGCGCGGCATCTGGGGCGATCCGGAACGCTATGTGCAGACCTACTGGGCAAAGTTTCAGAACCGTTACTACATCGCGGGCGACAGCGCGCGTCGCGACAGCGACGGCTATTTCTGGGTGATGGGACGGATCGACGATGTCCTGAATGTGTCTGGGCATCGCCTGGGCACGGCCGAGATCGAATCGGCCCTAGTGGCGCATCCCGCCGTCGCGGAAGCCGCTGTGGTAGGCATCCCGCACGAAATCAAGGGGGAAGCCATCTCGGCCTTCGTCATCCTCAAGGCCGCGCATCAAGGGGATGATCACGACCCGTTAGGGGCAGCACTACGGGCGCAGGTGACGGATCTAATTGGTGCCATCGCGCGCCCTGATGATATTCACTTTGTGGAGAGCCTACCCAAGACGCGATCGGGAAAGATCATGCGGCGCCTGTTGCGCGCCCGCGCGCGTGGGGAGGAAATTACCCAGGATATCAGCACCCTGGAAGACTGA
- a CDS encoding DUF4168 domain-containing protein has translation MKKGVIVVATALMMASGLAMAATAEQMPAQQTTPAAAQVPVNAQELHHFAAAVKQIQPIDMKAHAVIENKKMSESSKKMKLAGYDKQITTVLAHHHLTPVKYETLLKKAETDPAFAKRTESALQQLG, from the coding sequence ATGAAAAAAGGCGTTATCGTTGTAGCAACGGCATTGATGATGGCAAGCGGCCTAGCCATGGCTGCCACAGCAGAGCAGATGCCAGCCCAGCAAACAACACCAGCCGCAGCGCAGGTTCCGGTAAACGCTCAGGAGCTGCATCATTTTGCTGCTGCGGTGAAGCAAATTCAGCCCATAGATATGAAAGCGCACGCAGTAATCGAAAATAAGAAAATGAGTGAAAGTTCAAAGAAAATGAAGCTTGCGGGTTACGATAAGCAGATTACAACAGTGCTCGCGCATCACCATTTGACACCGGTAAAATACGAAACCTTATTGAAAAAGGCAGAAACGGACCCGGCTTTTGCCAAACGGACAGAGAGTGCCTTGCAGCAGTTGGGATGA
- a CDS encoding multidrug effflux MFS transporter: protein MTSALHSRRTIFLLGSLSAFGALSIDMYLPSLPTLQQHFQVHQLSIQLTLAAFFLGFSAGQAILGPISDRFGRRTPLLVALTLYVGASIACAVAPSALWLAIFRLLQGIGACSGPVIGRALVRDLFPPQDATHIFSRMILVMGVAPIFAPLIGGYLLVFFGWQAIFVLLALLGAMSLGVSALLLPAGHSGDPSHSLHIFAIFSRFRDLLRDPNFRPYAIILAASFSGMFAYIAGSPFIFIQLHKVPADDFGWIFGFNALGLIALSQFNRFLHRQFSARTILRLALWIQGVAAALLFLASLLPETGLAGLLIPLFLYVACIGLVSPNSTALAMHQQGQQAGTASALLGSLQFASAAIAAIGVGLVSIPSAVPMSVVILFCAMVAVLTGRILARTDS from the coding sequence GTGACGTCCGCATTGCATTCACGCCGCACCATCTTTCTGCTTGGTAGTCTTAGCGCCTTCGGCGCACTCTCCATTGACATGTATCTGCCCAGCCTGCCGACGTTGCAGCAACACTTTCAGGTGCATCAGCTCAGTATTCAGCTTACCCTGGCCGCCTTTTTCCTCGGTTTTTCGGCTGGGCAGGCAATTCTCGGACCCATCAGCGATCGCTTCGGGCGGCGCACACCCTTACTCGTTGCCCTTACCCTCTACGTTGGCGCATCCATCGCCTGCGCGGTGGCACCCAGTGCCTTATGGCTTGCGATTTTTCGTTTGCTGCAGGGCATTGGTGCCTGCTCTGGACCGGTCATAGGACGCGCCTTGGTGCGCGATCTGTTTCCACCGCAAGACGCGACGCACATTTTTTCCCGGATGATTCTGGTCATGGGGGTCGCGCCAATCTTTGCCCCCCTGATTGGTGGCTATCTTCTCGTCTTTTTTGGCTGGCAGGCTATTTTTGTCCTGCTCGCCTTACTCGGTGCAATGAGCCTGGGGGTAAGTGCGTTGCTGCTACCTGCAGGTCACTCTGGCGATCCCAGCCACTCCCTTCATATTTTCGCTATTTTTTCCCGCTTCCGTGATCTGCTGCGTGATCCAAACTTCCGGCCTTATGCCATCATTCTCGCCGCCAGCTTCTCCGGCATGTTTGCTTATATTGCCGGATCTCCGTTCATTTTCATTCAGCTACATAAGGTGCCTGCAGATGATTTTGGCTGGATTTTTGGTTTCAATGCTCTGGGTTTGATCGCGCTCTCGCAGTTCAACCGGTTCTTGCACCGACAATTTTCCGCGCGCACCATACTGCGATTGGCCTTATGGATTCAGGGCGTTGCTGCAGCACTGCTATTTCTGGCCAGTCTCCTTCCGGAAACGGGTCTCGCTGGCCTCCTAATTCCCTTGTTTCTGTACGTCGCCTGTATTGGCTTAGTATCGCCCAACAGCACCGCCCTCGCTATGCATCAGCAAGGCCAGCAAGCGGGCACCGCTTCTGCACTGTTGGGCAGTCTACAGTTTGCCAGTGCCGCAATTGCCGCCATAGGCGTCGGCCTCGTCAGTATTCCCAGCGCTGTCCCCATGTCTGTCGTCATTCTATTTTGCGCCATGGTTGCCGTGTTGACTGGGCGCATATTAGCTCGAACCGATTCCTGA
- a CDS encoding ferritin-like domain-containing protein, whose translation MQENMQSGANRRDFLKKSALFGLGLAAAGNLILPATARAAGMASNSESHDLGILNFALNAEHQAIAAYQVGADSKLLKPGALKLALEFQKDHEAHADVLAETIKKMGGKPVAAKLPLTASMGDLAKAWNFPVGKLKNESDVLHFAAGLEIGAAKAYLGAVKQFSNPELAHAAANIEGDEAMHFATLRYALGMNPVPAAFISAMPND comes from the coding sequence ATGCAGGAAAATATGCAATCTGGCGCAAATCGTCGTGACTTTCTCAAGAAAAGTGCCCTCTTTGGCTTGGGCCTTGCCGCTGCCGGCAACCTGATTTTGCCGGCTACTGCACGGGCAGCGGGTATGGCCTCGAACAGTGAAAGTCATGATCTGGGGATCCTGAATTTCGCCTTGAACGCTGAACACCAGGCCATTGCTGCCTACCAAGTGGGCGCAGATAGTAAACTCTTGAAGCCTGGTGCGCTCAAGCTGGCCTTAGAGTTCCAGAAAGATCACGAGGCGCATGCCGATGTGCTGGCGGAAACCATCAAGAAAATGGGTGGTAAACCTGTTGCTGCCAAGTTGCCGCTCACGGCATCCATGGGCGATTTGGCCAAGGCATGGAATTTCCCAGTGGGCAAACTGAAAAATGAGTCTGATGTGTTGCATTTTGCGGCGGGACTGGAGATCGGCGCGGCGAAGGCCTATCTGGGGGCGGTGAAGCAGTTCAGTAATCCGGAGTTGGCGCATGCTGCGGCAAATATCGAAGGCGATGAAGCAATGCACTTTGCCACGCTGCGCTACGCGCTTGGCATGAATCCGGTGCCAGCCGCATTCATTTCGGCCATGCCGAACGACTAA
- a CDS encoding anti-sigma factor yields MNLRKYPPLAEQLAAAYVVGHLHGRARLRFARLLQQDVVLAQMVGRWEDALLPALLPAQGRPVPARVWHGIQAQLPAPALVPSRTNSAPRLPWWRRLALWQGVSAALAVAIVVTWLWPSAPQMPMLAVVNNRQGQATWVFHASAHHMRLVTLRHTVIPADKSLQLWAIVPGKKPVSMGLLPMQAGQTPVLPVPDHMNLRHAHLLAVTLEPAGGSPTGQPTGPILLQATLISN; encoded by the coding sequence ATGAATCTACGTAAGTACCCACCATTGGCGGAACAATTGGCCGCTGCCTATGTTGTTGGTCACTTGCATGGCAGGGCACGCCTGCGTTTCGCACGTTTGCTGCAACAAGATGTGGTTCTTGCCCAAATGGTGGGTCGTTGGGAGGACGCTCTCTTGCCCGCATTGCTCCCAGCGCAGGGCCGGCCAGTTCCGGCGCGAGTATGGCACGGGATTCAGGCGCAATTGCCAGCACCCGCCCTGGTCCCTTCTCGGACGAACTCCGCACCGCGTTTACCGTGGTGGCGACGTTTGGCGTTGTGGCAGGGCGTGAGCGCTGCTCTTGCTGTGGCCATCGTCGTGACCTGGTTATGGCCTAGTGCGCCGCAAATGCCGATGCTTGCTGTGGTCAATAACCGTCAGGGGCAGGCGACCTGGGTATTCCATGCCAGTGCGCACCACATGCGCTTGGTAACGCTGCGGCATACCGTGATCCCGGCAGACAAGTCTCTGCAGCTCTGGGCGATTGTGCCGGGGAAGAAGCCGGTTTCCATGGGGCTATTGCCGATGCAAGCGGGGCAGACCCCTGTGTTACCGGTACCGGACCACATGAACCTGCGTCATGCCCATCTTCTGGCGGTAACCCTGGAGCCGGCTGGCGGCTCTCCAACCGGTCAGCCCACTGGCCCGATCCTGCTCCAGGCAACGTTGATATCCAATTGA
- a CDS encoding RNA polymerase sigma factor: MIAATDLEELLQAVARGDQQAFQRFYQETSAHLYPVALRILREESRAADCLQDAFVKIWLKAADYQMGRSPLAWAAAIVRYQAIDLLRRLPKDEPGWDEPDWDREEWGEDGEMSALYPAERKRLTDCLQRLSVDQRQAIVQAFYRASTYEEVALQLGTALGTVKSWIRRGLLLLKDCLQHEST, encoded by the coding sequence GTGATTGCCGCGACGGATCTCGAGGAGTTGCTGCAGGCCGTTGCCCGAGGCGATCAACAGGCCTTCCAGCGCTTTTATCAAGAGACCTCAGCGCATCTTTACCCGGTTGCTTTGCGTATTCTCCGAGAGGAGAGCAGGGCGGCAGATTGTCTGCAGGATGCCTTCGTCAAAATCTGGTTGAAGGCCGCAGACTACCAAATGGGCCGATCTCCGCTGGCATGGGCGGCGGCGATCGTTCGCTATCAGGCGATTGATCTGCTGCGGCGCCTGCCCAAGGATGAACCCGGCTGGGATGAGCCGGACTGGGATCGGGAAGAGTGGGGTGAGGATGGCGAGATGTCTGCGCTCTATCCGGCGGAACGAAAGCGGCTAACAGACTGTTTGCAGCGGCTGTCCGTCGACCAGCGGCAGGCCATCGTGCAAGCCTTTTATCGCGCCTCGACCTATGAGGAGGTGGCGCTGCAGCTTGGTACCGCCCTGGGGACGGTGAAGAGTTGGATTCGTCGCGGATTGTTACTGTTAAAGGATTGTTTGCAGCATGAATCTACGTAA
- the alaS gene encoding alanine--tRNA ligase, translating into MKSAAIRSAFLEFFAGQGHQIVPSSPLVPRNDPTLLFTNAGMVQFKDTFLGLESRPYLRAVSTQRCMRAGGKHNDLENVGYTARHHTFFEMLGNFSFGDYFKREAIQFAWRFLTETLGLPAEKLWVTVYEKDDEAAAIWLEEMQIDPARFSRCGDKDNFWSMGDTGPCGPCSEIFYDHGPEIPGGPPGSPEADGDRYIEIWNLVFMQFDRDSAGTLTPLPKPSVDTGMGLERLAAVLQGVHNNYDTDIFQVLIAAAAEIAQTPYGQSPETDTSLRVLADHIRACSFLITDGVMPSNEGRGYVLRRIIRRAVRHGRKLGIEEAFFYHLVAPLVATMGDAYPELRQGQHEVERQLHREEERFRETLQRGLDLLDEAIGRLPANAPIPGEVIFRLSDTYGFPVDLTADIARERGLDMDMAGFDAALAEQRERSRAAWAGSGAVKAERIYHDLAMQLPATEFLGYGGCDGAGRVLAIVRDGSAVEQLQAGEEGAILLDQTPFYGESGGQAGDCGKLFHGQEMLFRVDDTQKPVPSQHVHIGRLAQGTIRVGDIVQASVDAEARASTAAHHSATHLLHAVLRRRLGTHVQQKGSLVDAERLRFDFSHPEPLGKEELQAIEREVNAAIRANVVAETRVLPLAEAQALGAMALFGEKYGEEVRVVLMGEHSLEFCGGTHVHALGEIGFFKILSESAVAAGIRRIEAVAGEAALRSVQQDEERLRGAAALLKAAPAELDQRLAQTLERLRQLEKDLERSKQELAASAGADLATKVERIHDVPVLLQRLDGMDAKALREVLDRLRSEISSGIIVLAGVADDKVALLAAVSKDLHGKVQAGELVNVVAQPLGGKGGGRPDMAQAGAGKPEGLDAAMAQAKAWLQERMVS; encoded by the coding sequence ATGAAGTCAGCAGCCATTCGTTCCGCCTTTCTGGAGTTCTTTGCCGGCCAGGGGCATCAAATCGTGCCAAGTAGTCCCCTGGTGCCGCGCAATGATCCGACGCTGCTCTTCACCAATGCGGGCATGGTGCAGTTCAAGGACACCTTCCTCGGCCTGGAGTCGCGCCCGTACCTGCGCGCGGTTTCCACCCAACGCTGCATGCGCGCCGGCGGCAAGCACAACGACCTGGAAAATGTCGGCTACACTGCCCGGCATCATACCTTTTTCGAGATGCTCGGCAATTTCTCCTTTGGGGATTACTTCAAGCGCGAGGCCATTCAATTTGCCTGGCGTTTTTTGACCGAGACCCTGGGCCTGCCAGCGGAAAAGCTGTGGGTGACGGTCTACGAAAAGGATGACGAGGCAGCAGCCATCTGGCTGGAAGAGATGCAGATCGATCCTGCGCGCTTCTCGCGCTGTGGCGACAAGGACAATTTCTGGAGCATGGGGGATACCGGGCCTTGTGGCCCCTGTTCCGAAATCTTCTACGATCACGGTCCCGAGATCCCTGGCGGCCCTCCCGGCAGCCCGGAGGCCGATGGCGACCGCTATATTGAAATCTGGAATCTGGTCTTCATGCAGTTTGACCGCGACAGCGCGGGCACGCTCACGCCGCTGCCCAAGCCCTCGGTAGATACCGGCATGGGCCTGGAGCGCCTGGCTGCCGTACTGCAGGGCGTACACAACAATTATGATACCGACATCTTTCAGGTTCTGATTGCGGCGGCGGCAGAGATTGCCCAGACGCCTTACGGACAGAGTCCAGAAACAGATACCAGCCTGCGCGTGCTGGCGGATCATATCCGGGCCTGCAGTTTTCTCATTACCGACGGAGTCATGCCCAGCAATGAAGGGCGCGGTTATGTCTTGCGGCGTATCATCCGGCGGGCGGTGCGACATGGACGCAAGCTCGGTATCGAAGAGGCATTTTTTTATCATCTCGTGGCGCCGCTCGTCGCGACCATGGGCGATGCCTATCCAGAACTACGCCAAGGGCAACATGAGGTGGAGCGCCAACTCCATCGCGAGGAAGAGAGGTTCCGCGAAACGCTGCAACGTGGCCTGGATCTGTTGGATGAAGCCATTGGCAGGCTGCCCGCCAACGCGCCGATTCCGGGCGAGGTGATCTTTCGTCTCTCCGACACCTATGGCTTCCCGGTCGATCTTACCGCCGATATCGCCCGCGAGCGTGGCCTGGACATGGATATGGCGGGCTTTGACGCAGCATTGGCGGAGCAGCGGGAGCGCTCTCGTGCCGCTTGGGCAGGCAGTGGGGCGGTGAAGGCGGAAAGGATCTATCACGATCTCGCGATGCAATTACCGGCTACGGAATTTCTGGGCTATGGCGGCTGCGACGGGGCCGGACGAGTACTCGCCATTGTACGCGATGGCAGCGCTGTGGAGCAGTTACAGGCGGGGGAGGAGGGCGCGATTCTCCTCGATCAGACCCCATTTTATGGGGAATCCGGGGGACAGGCCGGTGATTGTGGCAAGCTCTTTCATGGTCAGGAAATGCTGTTCCGCGTCGACGATACGCAAAAGCCCGTGCCCAGTCAGCACGTGCATATCGGGCGGCTTGCCCAAGGTACGATTCGCGTCGGCGATATCGTGCAGGCCAGTGTTGATGCAGAGGCGCGCGCCAGCACCGCCGCCCATCACTCCGCGACCCATCTTCTCCATGCCGTGCTGCGCCGTCGTCTTGGGACGCACGTGCAACAGAAAGGCTCGCTGGTAGACGCCGAGCGGCTACGCTTTGATTTCAGCCACCCCGAACCCCTGGGTAAAGAAGAGCTACAGGCCATCGAGCGGGAAGTGAACGCGGCGATTCGTGCCAATGTCGTTGCCGAGACCCGCGTCTTGCCCTTGGCAGAAGCCCAAGCCTTAGGGGCGATGGCCCTTTTCGGCGAAAAATATGGCGAAGAGGTGCGAGTGGTATTGATGGGCGAGCATTCGCTAGAGTTCTGCGGCGGCACCCACGTCCATGCCTTGGGAGAGATCGGATTTTTCAAGATCCTGAGCGAATCGGCGGTCGCGGCAGGCATACGGCGCATCGAGGCCGTGGCCGGGGAGGCGGCGCTGCGCAGTGTGCAGCAGGATGAGGAACGTTTGCGGGGCGCGGCAGCACTGCTCAAGGCGGCACCGGCAGAATTGGATCAACGCTTGGCGCAGACTCTGGAGCGCCTGCGCCAGTTGGAAAAGGATCTGGAACGCAGCAAGCAGGAGCTGGCGGCCTCGGCGGGTGCCGACTTGGCCACCAAAGTAGAACGGATTCATGATGTTCCGGTGCTGTTGCAACGCTTGGACGGCATGGACGCCAAGGCCTTGCGTGAGGTCCTGGATCGTCTGCGCTCGGAAATCAGCTCCGGCATCATTGTGCTGGCGGGGGTTGCGGACGACAAGGTTGCCCTCCTCGCCGCTGTCAGCAAGGATCTGCATGGCAAGGTACAGGCCGGTGAGTTGGTGAATGTCGTCGCCCAGCCATTGGGCGGTAAGGGGGGTGGGCGCCCGGATATGGCCCAGGCCGGGGCCGGCAAGCCAGAAGGGCTCGACGCGGCGATGGCCCAGGCCAAGGCGTGGTTACAGGAGAGAATGGTCTCCTAG